TCGCTGGATCTCAACGGAAAACCCGGTGCCGGGCTGATCCGGATCCCAATACCAGCCGTCCTCCGGTAGACTCGTATCAATCAGTGGATCGAGCGGTTCTATCGCTCTAATCGAGCCAAAGTTGAACCGTTCTATTGTCATCTCACCTCCCGGCCAGCGCATTGTGGCCGAGGTATCTGATACAAATTCCAGCTCAAGCTTGCCGGTAGCTTCTGAGATACTGGCGTCCATGAAATCGCCGGCCAGCGTTTGGCCACCCTCAAATGCCAGCAGGTCGGCGGAGAACACATTGCGACTATTGGCGCTGCCTTGGGCAACTAACCAAGTGGGTGCACCGCTGTCGTCGTAAACGTAGGCAGCGACAAACATTTGGTCAGCCTGGCGTTCAATAAAGAAGCCACGCCCCGGTTCAGCGGGATTCCACCACCAGCCGGTTTGCGGCGTGGTGACGAGATCGATCGTGGTGGTAGCAACCGTTCGACGCTGCGGCGGGATAGCATCTCCTGGACTTGAGAAGCGCGGTACTCGAATTTCGATCTCGGCAGTGGTGCCGATGCCAGATGCGAAGCGCAGACCGTGAGCCGGAATTTCCAGCAGATTCCCTGTCTGGATCACACAGCCATGTGCTCGGCACCTCACGTTGTCAATGAGAAGACTTATTACATTGGGCTCCTCAAGTCTGACAGAGCTTAAGGCCCAATCGGGAGACGGCACGGCGTTTCCGCTTCTTAAGGAAAACGGGGTTAGGAACTCGCCGTTGCTCACCGTGATCAATATCGGCACAAAGTAGTTGCTGCCAACGTAGGTTTCGCTAGCGGCCAGGGCAATGGGTTCAGCGTTAACTGCTATTGGTTCGGCACTCGCTGACTGGGCAATGACGACTAGCCCGATTAAGTAGATATTCCTCATCTTGCCTTGCTAATTCGCCAGAACAGTGGCACCAATCGTAGGCGTGCACACGCAGAGAGTAACGAAAGAACCACGAATGTTTGACGAAACTTGAGCGCAGGCTGGCCATTGACTGGGTTTCTCCCAGCAGGGTGCGAAATGGCGATATGGGGTCCGATGTGGGGTCAGGTTAACTTTCCTACAGAAGTTGCATTCAACGTCTATTAAACATATGGGGTCAGGTTCCAGTGCCAGTCATGAGGTGATGTAAAAGGCTAGTTGGTTAGGGCTGAGCCAGTTGTACTTGTAATTGCAGTGCCGCGCGTATCGTAGGCAAAGGCGCTGGCGCAGATTTGAAGTACCCGAATCGGTGGATGGCGTCGGGAGTACAGGCCTGGCACTTGAACCTGACCCAAAAAAATCCTGACCGATGGATTTGTGCGCTCTGACGAGTTTCGGCATTGAATAAGAAACCGTGAAAACTGGAACGAACCTAACCATGAACGAGCGGCTCCCGCACTCCTTAGAAACGCCAAAAACGGTCAACCCCATAAAACAGCTGAGTTTGTGCCTGCTGGTTTGGCAAACGCTGTCGGCGGGTTTAGCCGCGGAGCCCCTGGGGACCAACTTCACCTACCAGGGAGAACTGCTGGACGGCGGGGCTGCCGCTGAGGGCCTGTATGACCTTCAGTTCGAGCTATTCGATCGGGCGGTTGGCGGCCCGTTCGTCGCCTCGGCCGTAGTGGTCGACGATGTCCTAGTCCAAAGCGGCGTGTTCAGCGTTGAACTAGATTTTGGCGTCGGTCCTTTCGCTGGCGACCAGCTGTGGCTTGAAATTGGAGTGAGGGCCGGTTCTAGCACCGGCGGATTTACGGGTCTGCTGCCCCGGCAAAAGCTCACGGCCGCGCCCTATGCGCTTCACGCGGAAATGGTGGCATTGGATTCTATTTCCAGCCCGGAGATCGCAGACGACTCAATCTCCGCTGCCGACCTGGCAGCCAACTCGGTAGGAGCCAATGAGATCATCGACAGCCAGGTCCAGCGGCGCGTGAGCGCGAGCTGCGACGACGGCACTTTACTCGCGGGCATTGCGCAGGACGGTAGTCCAGATTGCGAATCCGCCTTAGACGTGGTGTTCGGCGAGGGTGTGGAGTCTTCGGGTGTTGTTTTACAACCGGAAGCCACCTTTCTAGAGCAAAACTTTGTTACCTCTCGGGCCGGTCGTCTCTTGATCACCGTCCCGGGCGATTTCGTTCTCGTCTGCTCGCCCACGGCCAGCGCTGCGCGCTTCATATATTTGACCGTTGACGGCGTGCCTATACGGTCGAGCACCACGATTACCCGCAGCACCGCAAACAGGCAGCAAAAATTGTCTGGTATTACCGATACGGTCGTAGCGGCGGGTACCCATGAGCTAGCGTTCGCGGGGGAATGTGAGGGAGCCAGTACCGGGACCCCGATCTTCTCGCAATATGCGCCGCCGGCTGCGGTTGTGGTTCTGCCGGAGTGATCGGGCCTTTCGGTCGTACCTGCATACCCAACGCACTGCCCGAATCGCGACTTGGCGGCAATGCCACTGCCTTTTGTTCGCTTTTGTGAAATTCGGCATTTAACAGAATCATGTATGAGGAAAAGGCCTACTCATGACTTCAGCAACCGGGTTGCCGCAACCCAGACGGGCCGACTTTTCGCGCGATCCCTGCTGGGTTTTTGCAACAGTTTTGTTGTCTGCTGTTATCTTCAGCGTTCCTGGCGTTTGCCGCGGGCAGATCGCGGTCATGATAGCCACCGTCGAAGTCACCACACTATCGGACGAGGCCAGCCCGGCGGGTTGCTCCCTACGCGAGGCAATCGATGCACTAACCCTTGGGTCAAGCATCAACGGCTGCGCGCGCACCATGATCGTGGGTCTGGGCGCCGACGTGGTTACCTTTGATCCTGCGCTGATGCCCGGCGAAATAGTGTTGAACAGCGCGCTCGAACCGGCAGTGGACCTGTTCATACGCGGGCCGGGCCGGGAACTGCTAACCATCAGCGGCCAGCACGCGCACGAAGTGTTTTGGGCAACCGATGCTCACCTAAGGATCGAGGGCGTGACTTTAACCGAGGGCTTGGCTGCCCGTCCGTCAGCCTCTACGGGAGGCGCTGTTTTCGCTCGCGAAGTAACGCTTGACGGGGTTCGCGTATCGAACTCTACGGCGTTGGACTCTGGCGGAGGGATCAGCGGAACTCGCGTTGCCGTGCGAAACAGTGAAATCGTGGGAAATCAGGTAGCCGCCGGTTCTGGCATCGGAGGTGGTCTAAGTGGCGGTTTTGTCACGATTGAATCGTCAGAGTTCAAAGAAAATGAAGCCGGCACCTTTGGCGGTGCCGTGGCTGCCGGTCTTGAGCTGTCGATAAGCGATTCCCTGTTTCAACACAACCGGGCCGCTACCGGAGGCGCCCTGTATGTGGTTCGAGGAAACGGGGAGGTTGTTCGCAGCCAGTTTGTCGACAACGACGGCGAGGGTGCCGTCATTTATCAAACAGATGATTCCGCCGTCGATGACACGCTCCGGCTGAGCATTCGTCAGTCGCTCATTGTGGATCAGGTCGTCAATCCTTTTGGCGGCTCTTTATTCGCGCAGCGCCAAACAGACCGCATGGTGCAGCTCAGCGTTCAAAACACATCGATCCTAACCGTCCGAGGCATTCGCGCTGAGGCGGAGTTGAGCCTTAACAACGTCACTATCCGCGCCATGGGTGGGGTTTCCGGGTTGACTCTCCCGGCTGGCTCCCTGGCGCAACTATATGATTCGATCGTTGTAAGTGATGGGCCAGCCGCTTGTCAGAACCAGGGCGTATTTCCCGCCCAGTTCAACAACATCTTCAGTAGTGGCAACTGCGCGGATGAGACCCGGGGCGACCTGGTTGCTGAACCCATGTTAGGGCCGCTGAAAGACAACGGCGGACCCACCGCATCGTTTGCCCCATTGTCCGGCAGCCCGGCGATCAACAACGGCGGGCCATTCTGCCGGTCGGTAGATCAACGGGGACTGCAGCGCACCGATGGGTTCTGCGATATCGGAGCCATTGAATTTGGTGCTGCCCGGGTTTTTGACGATGGCTTCGAGTAAGCCTTCGCCGCGAGACTGGCACTGCTCGAAGGCTTTCTGGAGATTTGGCGAAACATACGGGGTCAGGTTCAAGTGCCAGGCATGAGGTGGTGTAAAAGGCTAGTTGGCTAGGGCTGAGCCAGTTGTACTTGTAATTGCAGTGCCGCGCGTATCGTAGGCAAAGGCTCTGGATCAGATTTGAAATACCCGAATCGGTGGGTGGCGTCGGGAGTACAGGCCTGGCACTTGAACCTGACCCCAAAAATTCCGCGACCCGTCCGACCGAATGATTGTTGCACACGCGCGCGTTGAGCATCGTTTATTACTTACGGTAGATACGAAGATACTGAAATACCCCGTAAGCTCGGTAGCCGGTCAGCGGCAAGCGGAACTTGGCAACGCAGGCCCGACTTGAGAGGTTTTCTCGAATGCCAAAATCCAGACTCATCATTCTCCTAGCGGTCGCTATGGTGCTTTCCGCCTGTGTTCGTAGCCCGAGTGACAAGTCTTTAGAGCCCACCGCGCCTACCGATGCTGAAAAGTTTGCGGCGCTTGATTCAGCGATCTCTGAGATCTTGAGCGGCCAGGATATTAAGACTGCTGGGATCGGTCTAATCGAGAACGGGGAACTAGTCTGGGCCGGCTACTATGGTGAACAATCACCGGGCAGGCCTGCCACCTCTGCAACTCAATTTGACACAGGCTCGATCACCAAGGTGGTTTCGACGGAAACAATCTTGCGTCTTGTTAATGATGGGCACCTCAACCTTGATGAACCTATGGGCAGCCTCTGGGTCGACCCCGATCTCGAAAACGATCCGCGTGCACTCCAGCTAACGCCCCGTATGGTTCTGACTCACACGACAGGCTTCCCAAACCGACGGAACCGAACCGACAACGGCAAGCTCCAGTTCTTAGCCGATCCGGGAACCGCTTTTGGTTATTCCGGCGAAGGCTTTGAGTACTTGATGCGATTTGTTGAGGCGAAACTTGGCACGTCTTTCCCAGAACTTGTTGAAGCGGAGGTCTTCGGACCTATGCATATAACCGGCGCCTCGTTCGCCTATAAAGAGGAGAATTTTGAGAACGTTGCCCTAAGCGTCGATGATGATACGGGAGAGTTTCGAACCGATTGGGGTTATCACTGCCTGGTCATCTCGAATACGTGTCCAAAAGATGGGAACTACAGCACATCACGCGATATGACTAGCACGGTGGAAAGCCTTGCCGCATTTGCGATCTCAGTGGCCAACGCCGACGGTTACAGTGCCACGCTGGCGGCCGATCGCAACACGGTGCAGTCAACGAAAGATCGCCCGATGTATTTCTGCGACAAACCAGGCGTTGATGATTGTCCTCTGGAACAAGGCTATGGCTTGGGCTGGGAGGTTCTGACTTATGGCGACACCCAGTTGATTGCGCATGGTGGCCATGACTATTCAGTGCTCACGGTGTTTGGGATCAATACTGAAACGAAAGATGGCGTCATTGTGTTATTAAACGCGCCAGGGATCCCATCATTACGCGTGATGCCAGAAATCCTCGAGGTTTTGGATCCAACCACGCCACTCAGTCAGCAGTATCGTGGATGGCTGCGCTACGAAGAATCGAGGTCAAAAAACTGAAACGCGCTCACTTAAGGAGTGCCAGGCAGGCGGAGTAACGTTAACCTTCACTCAATCCAAAGATTTCGCGACGCGAAAGCCAAAGTTGGAAAACCCCTGGGTTGGGTTCCAGGCCCCTCGGTATGCGCTCCTCAAGTACAACGGACTGTAGTCCCAGGCGCCGCCTCTTACGACCCGTTTTTCACAGCCTTCCTCCGGCACAGTTTGTTCGGAACATACGGGGTCACGAACATACGGGGTCAGGTTCAAGTGCCAGGCATGAGGTGGTGCAAAAGTCTAGTTGGTTAGGGCTGAGCTAGTTCTACTTGTAATTGAACTGCAGCGCGTACCGTAGGCAAAGGCTCTGGATCAGATTTGAAATTCCCGAATCGATGGATGGCGTCGGGGATACAGGCCTGGCACTTGAACCTGACCCCAAAAGTTTTGACCCCAAAAGTTTTGGCACTTGAACCTGACCCCAAAAGTTTCAGGCTCGCATCGAGCATCTTCGATTACTCACCGTAGACACGAAAATGCTGCAATACCCCGTAAGCTCGGTAGCTGGGTAGCGGCAAGCGGACTTGGCACCTGGTCCTGACCCCTAAGATTCGACTTCATCGATTGAACCTGCCTTTTTCTAACGGTTTTGCTCTTGCTGACCCGTCTCGAAACCGTCTAGAAACACCACGACGTTAGACAGAGAAACGACATCAACTGTGGCCGGCACAGTGGTGAGTTCAATTACGCGACCGTCCGGTTCAATCCGTGCAAGCACATTGGGCAGCGCGTCAGCCCGGTTGGCGCCACCGTTTGGAACCACCCGTCTCACCAGCGCCAAAATGGCGCCACTACCGTCGGCGAAGGCGTCCATGGTATCAATCTGCCGTTCGCTGCCGGGTACGATTGGACCGTAATCCAGCGATATCTGAGCTGTGGGCACACCGATATCACTGATCGGCGCGTCAATTAGATCGGTTGTCAGATTGCTATTGGAAACGTCGTAGCGAACCGTGTCACCAACAATCGTGAACGCCTGAACGGATTCGGCCAGCACCGTTTCGGTTGTGGCGTTGCCGGTAGTGAGATCGACGGAAATAACATCCCGAGACTGGGTGCCAAAAAGCCGCCCGTCGGGTGCCAACTCCAGGTTTCGGAGCACAGCGCGCGGCGCAATGACCACGCTTGAAACTTCCTGTCCGGTGCAGGCATCCAGTCGATAGACCCGCTGTTCGCCCCCACCAGACCCCTCTGTCATGAGGAGGGTTCCAGTTGTCGGATCAACTTCAAGTCCACGAATTGAATCGTCGCGGCTAACGAGATAGCTCAATTCGCCGGTCTTTAGATCAAGCCCGTAGATTGCATCCGCTGACTCGTTACCATTGATGGCAACGTATGCGTCTGCCAGGCACTGTGGTGTGGTCACCGGCACCCCGCCCGGGTCCGGGATCATGCCGTGGATGCCGTCACTGACTTCCCCGACTACGAGCCAGGACCCGTCCCGCGCTACGAATGTGACGGTTGCGTTTTCGTCAACCGCAAATAGTTGGCCATTGGCAAAGTCGGCAGCGAAAGTTTCCGTGTCGAATCCTTCTCCAAGATCAGTTTCAGTGGTGACACACGATTGCGACGCATCGACGGGTAGCATGTTCAGATCGAAAGCGAATATCGAACCCTCAACAATCTGCAGCAGTTCGTCGGTATCGGAATCAAAGGCCAGCGCTGAATGATTGCTCGAGGCCGACCCAAAGCCCGTATCGCAAAGCGCGCTGGGTGCGCCGGTCGTGCGATCAAGCTGATAAAGCGTCGCGTCACGACCTACGGCGTAAAGAACTCCATCATCGGCAAACGCTGCATCATGAAAACTGACGCCCGTATTGCCGATGTCGGTAATTCCGTTCGTTGGATCGAAAAGTCCTAGGCGATGTTCTGCTGTCTGGAAAGACCGAAAAAGCACATAAATTTCACCCGTCGGCGCCTGTACGATCTCGTTTAAGGCATGGATAGGCTCACCATCCAGGGATTGTCGTTGGACGTTGGTCAATTGCTGAGTCGGTTGATCCCAGATCCGCATGAGATCGTCCCATTGGCTTGTGGTCAACCATCGAGTGGTGGCGAGCGTCGGGGCCTCAAGTACTGTTAGGGCCGGTGCACTACAGTTGTTGTTGGCTTCGTCCGTTTCGACGATCAGGTTGTCCGGGTCGGCTGCACAGAGGCCAGGAAAAGGCGGGAAATCAAAGGTGCCCACCGTGTTTGGCGTCGCTGGAATGCTGAAAGCCAACGTCGATCTTGTATTTGAGATACCGGAAAACACGACAGTTTCCGTAGCGACGCAGTCTACTGCCTGGTCGATTAGGGTGCATACTGCCGTACCGGAAAAGTTCGACAGGCTGTTGATTGTCGGTGGCTCGTAGTCAAATCCCGCTGGAAGCTCAAATCGAATCAGTGCCTCGCCCACTTCGAACTGGGCCGCGCCACCGGTTTTCTGAAAAAATACTTCAATCGAAAAAGGATTTCCGACAAACGTACTTGGTCCCAACTCACGAGCGGCAGTGACTGTGAAATCCTGCGCCCGGCTCTGCTGGCCAACGCTGAAAGCAAGGAGAATCAGCGTAGACGGTACAGCGAGAATCTGCTTAATCATTTCGAAGCCCCCAGAGAAAACCCGATCATCAGAGTACGCCTCAGGAGAGTCAACCATTCGCTCCAAGGGTTAACGCCGTCGTGCCCACCGAAAGGAACTAAAGGGGGTCGGTTCGAAAGAGGGACAGGTTAACTTTCCTACAGCATTCTGTTCGGAGGGATGCGGTACACCGCCAGATTCTGTGTCAGTTGGTCGTGACTAGGCCCCGTATGCACTAATCACGACCCAAAGATTTCGCGACGCGAAAACCGAAATTTGAGAAGCCCTGAGTAGGGTTCCATGCCCCTCGGTATGCGCTCCTCAAGTACAACGGGCTGTAGTCCCAGGCGCCGCCCCTCACTGCGCGTTTTTCACAGCCTTCTTCCGGCACAGTTTCTTCGGAAAAGTAGGTTGAGCTGAGTGACGGTTGGTAACAGTCGGCCACCCATTCCCAAACGTTGCCCACCATGTCGTGCAAACCGAAGGCGTTCGGCGCTTTGAACGCGCCCACGGGCGCGGTGTAGAGGTGTCCATCCGAGCATTCACCCGCGCGGTCCCATGCTCCGTAGGATTGGCCCGCCAATGCATCGCCACCGTTGGTGAACTTACAGAACTCATCTTGGTTGGCTCCCCACCAATACGTTGTGGTGGTGCCTGCGCGCGCGGCGTACTCCCATTCGCTCTCGGTCAGCAGCCGGTAAGTCCCCTTGGGCGTTTGAGTGTTCAGCCAGCCGACGTAGGCGTTGGCGTCGTGCCAGCTGACGCAAACTACCGGATGATCTTCACTTTGCTCAAAACCGGGTGTCTGCCAATTAAGCTCGGGCTGGTAGCCCCATGAGCCGTTCTCTTGCAGGCTGAGGCAAATGTCCTCGGTTTGATAGTTCGTGGCGGAAACAAACGCCTGATATTGACCGAGCGTAATCTCAAATTTGGACACGGCAAAGCCGTCCAAGGTGACCTTAGATTGTGGCCCTTCATCATCGGTTCGGCCTGCTTCATCTTCTGGTGACCCAAACAGAAAGGACCCGGCCGGAATGTTCACCATCTCTGGGCAAGCGTCACATTCCCGGAAAGTTCCAATCGACCCTTCGTCTGACGAAGCGGCAATGGGCACCAAATTCACGAGCACGAGGATGTGCAGCAAACTGAAGGGTGCTGGGAGTTTCATGGGTTGACTGAGCCTGGTTCTTGGATGTCGTTTCAAACACGCCTGGTAGGAGGTTTGGTTACAGGGGGAGAGAGGACCCCGTTTCATCCCGCTTTCACCTGGCCCTCGTATCACCATGACCCCGTTTCATCACAACAGCACGAAGCCGGCAGGAAATTCCTTCCGAAAATGAGAGGATGGCCTCAGGTACGCGAGTCCGCCGTTTGGCGTGTGATGCAAAAGTTTGTGATTCGAAGGAGGGTTATGGTGCAGCGGTTCTTGAGCGTTCTTGGCGGGCTCATCTTAATTTTTTCCGGTACAGCTTCCGGTCAACCCATGTCGACGGAGCACATCCCGGATTCCGAGATTCCCCAGCGCACAAACAATTTCTACCTCCTGGGCAAAGTCTGGGGCTACCTGAAATACCACCACCCCCAGGTCAAAGGCGGTTGCTTCGACTGGGACAAAGAATTGCTTAGCGTTGCCGCTAGCATCAACGAGGCAAAAACCCGCTCGGCAGCGCTGAACGTCCTTACAACATGGGTTCGTCAGGTCGACCAGCCCAGGCCAGACTGCGAGCTTGAGCTCGCTAAACGCGAGCCGAGCAAATTAGGGGAACGCAGCTGGATTCAGGATGAAGTGCTGCTTGGACCTGATCTGGCGCAAGCGCTCATGGCGGTAAACGCGAGAGCGGAGCAATACGCCGGGCAGCATTACGTCACGCTGGTCGAGGGCATCAAGAACCCTCAATTTCTCACCGAGAGATCTTATGCCGGCAAAAAGGAACTGGGCTGGCCATACCGCTTGCTGGCCCTGTTTCGGTTCTGGAATATCGTCGAATACTGGTCGCCTTACAAAAATGTGATCTCCCAAGACTGGGATCAGACCCTGATTGAGTTTATACCCCGATTCATCGATGCCGACGATGAGGGGAAGTACGTTACGGAATTGATGGTGCTGGTCGCGCGCGTCGAGGATGGTCATACCGCTTTATGGTCCCATTTTCATCTGAGCCCACCGGGTGGACGCCTTTATGTGCATGCACACATCCGATCAATAGAAGGCCGACCGGTGGTCTGGCGGGCGTCCAAAAACGGCTTTCGCAAAGGGCTTGCAGTGGGGGACGTGATCCTCACGATTGATGGCGCGCCGGTTGAGAGACTGGTTGACGCTTGGCGCCCCTTTTACGGCGCATCAAACGAGTCCGCGCTGCGCCGGCAACTTTATTTGAATTTGCTCCGCGGGACGGAAAAATTCGTCGACGTGCGAGTTGAGCGCAACGGTCGCGAGGTCGACCTCACGCTTAAGCGTAAGCGAGGACCGACTCGGATGAATACCCATGACCGAGATGGCAAGACCTTACAGCTACTGTCCGAAGACGTTGCCTACCTGAAGCTGTCGTCCGTTTCGGCCAAGGACGTGCCGAAATACCTCGAAAAAATTGATGGTACTCGCGGACTGGTCATCGATATCCGCAACTACCCAGCAGATTTTGTGGTCTTTGCGCTCGGTCAGCATCTTGTGCAGCAAACAACGCCGTTCGCGCGGTTCACCTACGGCGACCTAGCGGCGCCGGGAAACTTTCTTTGGACCGATTCCATGAACCTCGGCCCCAAGACACCATTTTACGACGGCAAAGTGGTGATCATCGTGGACGAGGCGAGCCAGAGTAACTCCGAGTACACCGCCATGGCGTTTCGGGCCGGCCTCAACGCCGCGGTGGTTGGCAGCCAAACCGCTGGCGCTGATGGAAATGTCTCTTCAATTACACTACCGGGCGGCTACGAAACGAAGATCAGCGGCATTGGCGTGTTCTATCCTGATCGATCACCCACGCAGAAAATCGGCATTGTTGCCGACGTTGCGGTCAGACCAACGATTGCTGGCATTAGGGCCGGACGAGACGAGGTACTCGAACAGGCGGTGAAAGTGATCCTGGGAGAAGAAGTGTCTCAGGGCAAATTGGAAGAACTGATTAGATTATCTCAGGCGCGTCCCTAGCCGAGTTTTGCCTCCAAAACTCCGAAAGGGGGGCCGAAAGGGGGTCAGGTTAACTTTCCTACAGAAGCTAACTCTTGTAGGAAAGTTAACCTGCCCGCTTTTTTCCGGCTTCAATTGGTGAGCCAGGCAACGGGCGAGGGATTCGCCCCGATGCCCTTGCGTAGCTTAAGCCGCATCGGAGATCACTGCTGCCATCTTCTCGATCGCCTGCGCCCAGCCACCAGCGCCGCGCGAGTCTGCGGGAACGCCGACATGAGTCATCTTCATGGTCGTCTTTCCGTCGGCTTCGGAGAGCTCGACAATAATCTCCGTCGTTTCCGGATGACCCGGAGGCATCCCCATGCTTTCCGGCGACAGAACGTTGCCCTGTTCATCAGCCATGCTTTCGGTATAGACGAGCCGACTTGGCGGGCTCACTTCCTTGTATTCACCGACGAACCACATGGTCATGGTTTTGTCCGGCATTTCCATTTGCATGCAGATCTT
The nucleotide sequence above comes from Pseudomonadota bacterium. Encoded proteins:
- a CDS encoding choice-of-anchor Q domain-containing protein translates to MIATVEVTTLSDEASPAGCSLREAIDALTLGSSINGCARTMIVGLGADVVTFDPALMPGEIVLNSALEPAVDLFIRGPGRELLTISGQHAHEVFWATDAHLRIEGVTLTEGLAARPSASTGGAVFAREVTLDGVRVSNSTALDSGGGISGTRVAVRNSEIVGNQVAAGSGIGGGLSGGFVTIESSEFKENEAGTFGGAVAAGLELSISDSLFQHNRAATGGALYVVRGNGEVVRSQFVDNDGEGAVIYQTDDSAVDDTLRLSIRQSLIVDQVVNPFGGSLFAQRQTDRMVQLSVQNTSILTVRGIRAEAELSLNNVTIRAMGGVSGLTLPAGSLAQLYDSIVVSDGPAACQNQGVFPAQFNNIFSSGNCADETRGDLVAEPMLGPLKDNGGPTASFAPLSGSPAINNGGPFCRSVDQRGLQRTDGFCDIGAIEFGAARVFDDGFE
- a CDS encoding serine hydrolase — translated: MPKSRLIILLAVAMVLSACVRSPSDKSLEPTAPTDAEKFAALDSAISEILSGQDIKTAGIGLIENGELVWAGYYGEQSPGRPATSATQFDTGSITKVVSTETILRLVNDGHLNLDEPMGSLWVDPDLENDPRALQLTPRMVLTHTTGFPNRRNRTDNGKLQFLADPGTAFGYSGEGFEYLMRFVEAKLGTSFPELVEAEVFGPMHITGASFAYKEENFENVALSVDDDTGEFRTDWGYHCLVISNTCPKDGNYSTSRDMTSTVESLAAFAISVANADGYSATLAADRNTVQSTKDRPMYFCDKPGVDDCPLEQGYGLGWEVLTYGDTQLIAHGGHDYSVLTVFGINTETKDGVIVLLNAPGIPSLRVMPEILEVLDPTTPLSQQYRGWLRYEESRSKN
- a CDS encoding formylglycine-generating enzyme family protein; this translates as MKLPAPFSLLHILVLVNLVPIAASSDEGSIGTFRECDACPEMVNIPAGSFLFGSPEDEAGRTDDEGPQSKVTLDGFAVSKFEITLGQYQAFVSATNYQTEDICLSLQENGSWGYQPELNWQTPGFEQSEDHPVVCVSWHDANAYVGWLNTQTPKGTYRLLTESEWEYAARAGTTTTYWWGANQDEFCKFTNGGDALAGQSYGAWDRAGECSDGHLYTAPVGAFKAPNAFGLHDMVGNVWEWVADCYQPSLSSTYFSEETVPEEGCEKRAVRGGAWDYSPLYLRSAYRGAWNPTQGFSNFGFRVAKSLGRD
- a CDS encoding S41 family peptidase is translated as MQKFVIRRRVMVQRFLSVLGGLILIFSGTASGQPMSTEHIPDSEIPQRTNNFYLLGKVWGYLKYHHPQVKGGCFDWDKELLSVAASINEAKTRSAALNVLTTWVRQVDQPRPDCELELAKREPSKLGERSWIQDEVLLGPDLAQALMAVNARAEQYAGQHYVTLVEGIKNPQFLTERSYAGKKELGWPYRLLALFRFWNIVEYWSPYKNVISQDWDQTLIEFIPRFIDADDEGKYVTELMVLVARVEDGHTALWSHFHLSPPGGRLYVHAHIRSIEGRPVVWRASKNGFRKGLAVGDVILTIDGAPVERLVDAWRPFYGASNESALRRQLYLNLLRGTEKFVDVRVERNGREVDLTLKRKRGPTRMNTHDRDGKTLQLLSEDVAYLKLSSVSAKDVPKYLEKIDGTRGLVIDIRNYPADFVVFALGQHLVQQTTPFARFTYGDLAAPGNFLWTDSMNLGPKTPFYDGKVVIIVDEASQSNSEYTAMAFRAGLNAAVVGSQTAGADGNVSSITLPGGYETKISGIGVFYPDRSPTQKIGIVADVAVRPTIAGIRAGRDEVLEQAVKVILGEEVSQGKLEELIRLSQARP
- a CDS encoding SRPBCC domain-containing protein, which codes for MATEADWVRIEREFDAPIETIWNLWTQADLFQQWYGPNGMKIPVAEMNVVEGGQRKICMQMEMPDKTMTMWFVGEYKEVSPPSRLVYTESMADEQGNVLSPESMGMPPGHPETTEIIVELSEADGKTTMKMTHVGVPADSRGAGGWAQAIEKMAAVISDAA